Proteins encoded together in one Solanum lycopersicum chromosome 7, SLM_r2.1 window:
- the LOC101257278 gene encoding RING-H2 finger protein ATL43, protein MNIYNVYFLSLSLWLLMITVMLNAQEIAESPSPPPPPYYRSRGSPFRPSIVIVVAILTTIFSIVFMLLLYAKHCKREGEFGMTGGGGGLTNAGSSSFRKNSGIDRTVIESLPVFRFGSLRGQKAEGLECAVCLNKFESTEILRLLPKCKHAFHIECVDTWLDAHSTCPLCRYQVDPEDILLISHENERKSDSTACSASPAKEKRMYSSSSGRHSSAGERGTSSSSLQIIVETPKQETPSFLNKRMSLDSWNFYRKKSKSTNSTSLSRKDGMLLSKKKAPAPAPATEPEVEERRLEHRIIISGDEPELDTASGSRQRWSDVEACDRLYLRSEMLLSESRRYSGSRKRTAEMESGRRVINERSVSELTGMSRFKSNNNNNEEERERKGAVKRWLDWISQSQNKSMSDSGASVGAGATTSSFSAS, encoded by the coding sequence ATGAACatttataatgtttattttctttCGCTTTCTTTGTGGCTGTTGATGATTACTGTTATGTTAAATGCACAAGAGATTGCTGAATCGCCgtctccaccaccaccaccgtATTATAGATCTAGAGGTTCGCCTTTTAGACCGAGCATAGTAATAGTAGTAGCAATACTCACAACTATATTCTCAATCGtgtttatgttgttgttataCGCGAAGCATTGTAAGAGGGAAGGTGAATTTGGTATGACgggaggaggaggaggattGACGAATGCAGGTTCATCGAGCTTTCGGAAGAACTCCGGTATTGATCGGACGGTGATTGAGTCGTTGCCGGTGTTTCGATTTGGATCTCTTAGAGGTCAAAAAGCTGAAGGACTTGAATGTGCTGTTTGTTTGAATAAATTCGAATCGACTGAAATTCTCCGATTGTTACCGAAATGTAAACACGCGTTTCATATTGAGTGCGTTGATACTTGGCTTGATGCTCATTCTACTTGTCCTCTTTGTCGATATCAAGTTGATCCAGAAGATATTCTGTTAATTTCACatgaaaatgagagaaaatctgATTCTACCGCATGTTCAGCATCTCCGGCGAAGGAAAAGAGGATGTATTCTTCATCTTCTGGAAGACATTCTTCCGCCGGAGAAAGAGGAACTTCATCGTCATCGTTGCAGATAATCGTTGAAACTCCGAAACAGGAAACGCCGTCGTTTCTGAACAAGAGAATGTCGTTAGACAGTTGGAATTTCTACCGGAAAAAAAGCAAATCCACTAATTCGACTTCGTTATCGAGAAAAGACGGAATGCTATTAAGCAAAAAGAAGGCGCCGGCGCCGGCGCCGGCGACGGAACCGGAGGTGGAGGAAAGGCGGTTGGAACACCGAATCATTATATCCGGCGATGAACCGGAGCTGGACACGGCAAGTGGGTCCCGGCAACGGTGGAGTGACGTGGAGGCTTGTGATAGGTTGTATTTGAGGTCGGAGATGTTATTAAGCGAGAGCCGTAGATATTCAGGATCGAGAAAACGGACGGCGGAGATGGAGAGTGGCAGAAGGGTAATAAATGAGAGAAGTGTGTCGGAATTGACAGGGATGAGTAGGTTtaagagtaataataataataatgaagaagaaagagaaaggaAAGGAGCAGTGAAAAGGTGGTTGGATTGGATATCTCAATCACAAAACAAATCTATGTCTGATTCAGGTGCAAGTGTTGGTGCAGGTGCAAcaacttcttcattttcagcATCATGA
- the LOC101258275 gene encoding premnaspirodiene oxygenase-like, which produces MEFHHIVSFSLFIFFLFLTIQNWSRNSKILKKKLPPGPWRLPIIGSVHHLTRGTSHRVLRNLSQKYGPIMYLQLGEVPTVVVSSQHMAKQILRTHDLAFASRSVTMLGKIICYNCKDIAFSPYSDYWRHMRKLSMLELLSAKMVKSFSSIHYDELSNLLSSIGSTIGSPINLSKKLFLFMNASTCRSIFGKTYKNQNELVMSIQQAVSLSRGFELADLYPSKTFLHGISGMKSKLMKARTKVDILLDNIINVHRENRANGKNCNGESVTEDLIDVFLRVMESGEFQFPLTNDNIKAIILDMFVAGSETPCSTAIWALSEMMKSPSVIAKAQAEVREVFKGKETCNDDTVLEKLNYLKLVIKETLRLHPPTPLLVPRECREETKIDGFTVPLKSKVLVNVWAIGRDPMSWEKPECFVPERFENSSIEFTGNHFQFLPFGAGRRMCPGIHFGIALVTLPLAYLLYKFDWKLPQGTNLREFDMTKSNGITARRENDLYLIATHSLLSLSL; this is translated from the exons ATGGAGTTTCATCACATCGTTTCATTTTCACtattcatcttcttcctctttctAACAATTCAAAATTGGAGCAGAAACTCAAAAATCCTTAAGAAAAAGCTGCCCCCGGGCCCATGGAGGTTACCTATTATTGGAAGTGTACACCACTTGACACGTGGAACATCTCATCGAGTTCTCCGAAACTTGTCACAAAAATATGGACCAATTATGTACTTACAACTCGGAGAAGTTCCTACAGTAGTTGTGTCCTCCCAACACATGGCCAAACAAATTCTAAGAACTCATGACCTCGCCTTTGCATCTAGGTCAGTAACCATGTTGggaaaaattatttgttataattgtaAAGATATTGCCTTTTCCCCATATAGTGATTACTGGAGACATATGCGTAAACTGAGTATGTTGGAGTTACTTAGTGCCAAGATGGTTAAGTCTTTTAGCTCAATTCATTACGATGAACTCTCAAATCTTCTATCATCTATCGGCTCAACGATAGGTTCGCCAATCAACTTATCAAAAAAACTTTTTCTGTTTATGAATGCTTCGACATGTAGGTCAATATTtggaaaaacatataaaaatcagAATGAGTTAGTAATGTCGATTCAACAAGCAGTGTCATTATCTAGAGGATTTGAGTTGGCTGATTTGTACCCTTCGAAAACATTTCTACATGGGATTAGTGGGATGAAATCTAAACTTATGAAAGCTCGTACTAAAGTAGACATACTCTTGGACAACATTATCAATGTGCATAGAGAGAATCGCGCGAATGGAAAAAATTGCAACGGTGAGTCTGTAACTGAAGATCTGATCGATGTCTTTTTAAGAGTGATGGAGAGTGGCGAATTTCAATTCCCTCTAACAAATGACAATATCAAAGCAATTATTCTT GACATGTTTGTAGCAGGGTCAGAAACGCCATGTTCAACCGCTATTTGGGCATTATCAGAAATGATGAAGAGTCCGAGTGTCATAGCCAAAGCACAAGCCGAAGTGAGAGAAGTTTTTAAAGGAAAGGAAACATGTAATGACGATACTGTCCTTGAAAAGCTTAATTACCTAAAGTTGGTAATCAAAGAGACACTCAGGTTACATCCTCCAACTCCTTTATTGGTCCCTCGAGAATGTAGGGAGGAAACAAAGATAGATGGATTCACTGTACCGTTGAAAAGTAAAGTCTTGGTTAATGTATGGGCAATAGGAAGGGATCCCATGAGTTGGGAAAAACCCGAATGTTTCGTACCGGAGAGATTCGAGAATAGTTCTATTGAATTTACGGGAAATCACTTTCAGTTTCTGCCGTTTGGAGCAGGAAGACGAATGTGTCCAGGAATACATTTTGGTATAGCTCTTGTTACTCTACCATTAGCCTATTTGCTTTACAAGTTTGATTGGAAACTTCCACAGGGAACTAATTTGAGGGAATTCGACATGACAAAATCAAATGGAATAACTGCGAGAAGAGAGAATGATCTCTACTTGATCGCTACACATAGCTTACTGAGTTTGAGTTTGTAA